CAAGCCAGCAGAAGGTACGTGACATTCTGACAGCGTAGGACCTGTCACACAGGCAGCACCAAGTCGCATGAAAGAGACAAGTTTCCCCTTAGTTAGCTTGGTACTTAGAAGTGCTGGGGAGTGGCTGCAACACAGCAGTTAAGCGCAGGTTTATTCAGTGTGGCTTTTTATCGTCTAGTCAAACAGAGATAATATTTGACTCTCAGTTTTGCCAGCTGGCagctgtcctctcatctaactcTTGCTAATCCTACATGGCCTACAATGACAGGTAGCCGTGTCATGACTACATGTACATGACTAAAATGTGTCCTGGCACTGACAGCATGAATGTGCACATGCCACTCACAAACCTACATGCCGTCTCTTTGCTCCTTTGGCaaatagaaatagaattttttacAAAGTATTACGTGGatacccaggaaaaaaaaattgagtgaaTTTATTGAAAAATTTGCAGATGTGTGTGATAACATTCCTATTAAGATTATTACTGTGCACAATGTTTTCAAGAGAACTAAATCCCAATTATTTTCTTAGTATTCTCACTGAATATAATGCAATAACTTGATATTGTTTTACAGTATCCTCTGAATTTCAGAATGATATTTACTGGTAAAAGCAAGACCCTAAAGTAATTAATCCTAATTCTATATATTCTGCCAGATAACAGAAACTGTACAACCTCATGCTACTGTGAGTAGGCCTGTTCTTCACCAAGTTCTGCCAATGGACCTCACTTCAATAGACAAAGTCTTGCAAAACGTTTCATTCTGCCATAGTCCAGAGTCTCTCTGGGGCAAAAATTCCTCAGCAGACTATATTTGGATCGTAAAACTTCCTATTTGTTGAGGATTATAGTGGGTTTACCGCTAGATTACCAATGATACTGTTTATAAAGAATGTCATCCAATTCAAACATGCATTATTTTGATTTGTAAAATCTTGCTCCCAGAGACAAATAGCAAAATGATAGCCCACAATTTCATCTATGGTATTTATGAGGATAAGTGATTCTGTTTGACTTCAAACTCATGAGATGGAGTCATGCTCACACTTGCATAGGCATACAAGGAGAGAGAATAGAGGATGCCATTGAAGAGGGCTGTAAGATTGCTAGTGAGACATAGGTTCCATAGATGAGAACGTACAACatccaaggaggaaaaaacctccTGTTCTCCCGCTGCAGGCCCTGGCAAGCAAAATGGAATTTCTGTAATTTCCAAAGACTGCTTGTTATTAGCAACCCTgaccctgcaaagagaaggaaggaaaaagaaactagaAAAGGGACTCATTAACTAGTTCTAGCACAGTGGCAGATTGGCCTGACGCCTAACTGCAGTTCCCGAAGCTCGGCAGGTCATTTAGACCACTTGAGAAAATTTGCAAACACTGTCCTAAAATTTCTCCTGTGGGAATCCATTTGTAGGAGACACCATCTTCAGCAAAttgcttttgcagtttttctgtcagttatttttttctttaacttagAGGTGAGGTGGTTACTGTTGGAAAATGGTCACCTGTATTTGATGTCTGGTCGGAACAACTGTTCCAGGACAAAGAGAGAGCACCCCCCCTCTGTATCTTTTCAGAAGCTCACTTCAAGGACTCTGATGCCAGCTCCTACTGCAAGAAAGACTATCCAAAATACTGCTCAACATGCTTTGTCTCAGACTCCTGTTCACAACTCTAGTACAGACAGATCATCTGCTTCACCATTTCTGCCGTCTCACATGCATTTAGGCAGCTGCAACAGGAAGGTGGCATTTCAAAActcttttaataaaacatattcCGGGGACCTCCTTGACAAACATTCAAGTTACTTCACAGAAATGAATCAGCATTTTACCCCTCAAATCTTAAAGACATCACACCAATCTTTTCTTGTAAAACATCGGTATTATAATCCTCCTCCGCATAAAAAGCGCTCCTCCCCTGGCAGACCATCAGTTAAATCAGCAGATGgcaataatgaaaagaaaagagagttgCACAGGTATTTACTCAGTTTGTTTATACATCAGTGCTAAAAGTTAAGTAATTTACCTTTCAGAGACATCGTTTTAAGCATAACTGCTTTAACTGTGCTTTTAATCTTTCAGGTTTTTAGAAGATGCCCATGCAAGACCACATTCAGACCACTTTTCTCAGCAGCCAGTTGAGGTTGGGGTGTGCAGTTTGTTATAAAGAACAAGAATGGAGCCCACTGTTAATACACAAAAGTTGTCCTGGTTGTGTGGAAATGAGATGGATAGTGGAAACATTTGCCTTGGCGAATATATGttaagagcaaaacaaaaaaatgaaatcatcTTGTGAGAAGTCACTAAGATTGCAATTGAGAAATCTATGATGTGTGGCTAAATAGGGTCAACAGACTTCTGCGAGTAAAGAGGAACAGCTGAAATAACTGGTCTCTCTGAGAAATGCAAATGAGGCGTTACGCGATGTGAAAAACAGTGTATTCCAACACAAACCTGTTCTTCTGAAAGGAGAGCTTTTTCCTACCTGACTGACATCTTGTTGCACTCTTAACATTTCAGACGgtcatttcagcttttaattgATTTACAGCCTTTCACTCTGTCCAAATAATAACTTAAGAGCCCAGAATCATCCAGGCAAAGTGCTAATCACTCAGCCTACAGTCAGTACTCTAGTATGCTGTACAAGACTCTGGAAGTTGCACTCCATTAGTCACCTGGATTTTTAAGATGAATGGGGGATTAATTTAgtaaattttattgcttttaaaagtaagggATGCTTAACAGTAGCCAAAGCCATGCATGATAGAGAGATTTTTGTAAGATTCCTTGGCCTGCTCATCCCTTTACAGAATCTGTGTTGAATTTCTATACAGCTCAGCCTGGGCACCACAGGCATGATTTGTGCTAGCCCCGTGCTAGCTGGGACTATTCTGTTCCTTGCTCCAACTGCCAAAACTTTCATTTCACAACATTATCAAGAGAAGCTCCTATTCCCATTCAATAATCTACAGCAAAAGATAATATCAATATCAATCGGGTTTTCtaagttttctttcaaagacacaaaagtattttgcacattcctttaaagaaaaagctgtgctATTTGAATGAggtctgcaaatattttctattttgtcaGAATTTCTGATTTCCTTTATAGCATTTTCTCAGGTAATACAAGcttgtttccatttttgctAACACAAACCTACCTAATAATACTACTGCTTCCTTATTTATATGAGTGATTGACACTCAAGACATTTATTTCACGTAAGCTAGCCTGTCACTTGAGTATGATGTTGTTGTGATTTTGATATGTTATGAAGCAGATCATTTCCCCCTGGTGCTCTGAGTGGAAATACAAAATGTTAATACAaaggtaataaaaaaatctgcttttcctctttactTGTTTGTGGCAGAACCATGAATTATGGATCCCCGACtctgaaatgccattttctCCAGGATCACAGCTTGGAGAAAagtaagttaaatattttttgtcccTCTTAATTGTTTCTAAGCTTTGTACCAAAATATTGAAGTAGGAATCTGGTAGAAAATTGAAAACATGGCACAAAAGCCAATTACCAATGGCTGTATGGAGTGAGTAGAAGGGACTCTATTAGTGATGCAAGATTCAGCTACTTGCTGGGGAAGTGTGGGATCAGAAGGTTGGAAGAGCTTTTCTGAGTCATGCTACCCTGTCCTCTCTTACTGTAGGCAAACTAAATATgttaagaataagaaaataataaataaatgaacaatGTTAATAATAATTTGTCTTCTGATACCTACACTTTGTGCATTGGAACTATTTTAACTAATTATTCACAAAAGGCACAGATATTCTTGATTAATTACATTAATTGATTACATTCATGGATTAAAGTAATTAGGGAGTTGACAGAACTGTGAAAATCAGTCATTTTGAAAAGTATAAACCTGGATAGTAAAAAACTGCAGACTAGTAAATAGATTCATCACTTCTGAATATGttgtaaaaattttttatttgagTTCGGTTAATTACTATAAAACTGCTACCTCTTTGGGTGGTATGGTAAACCTTATTTGTATTCAGCGTATGTTAAAGAAAGATGCTGACAGCTTGTGTATTTGTATAGAGGAGAAGAGGAGTATCTTCGTTTTCTTCAAGATCTTACAAATGATATTTTGATTACAGGTTGTTATCACAAAGAGTAAGTGCTTTGCATTTCTTATTTATTCCTCTGAGTAACAAAACTTACACCAATTATTCAATCAGTGTAAAGAATTGGTGGGTTTAATGAGATTAAAGTGAAACCAGAAGTCAGTTTAATTTGATAAAAACTTTTGTGACCGCACTTTATAGGAGTCATGATTTAAACTGAGTAGCTGAACAGGAAATATTCTCAACCAGTGACTTCTAGTAGAAACATGGAAACTTTACATTCTCTGACCCTGTTCTCAAGCTCATTCCCTTATATAGTATGGTGACAGACATTTTTGTTACAACAGTCTCATTCCAGTTCCCAGTCAATCCTGAGCTAGCAAGCCATGGAGCTACAATGAGTCTTCCCTAGCAAAGTGCATCACAGCAAAAGATTTTTTATTTAGAGTTCTTCCTCCTTTGTAtaagagcaaaataaataaatgcaataatTGCTTCCTTTAGGATGTATGTGCTATCAAGTTAATGATCCACACAAAAAGGCTAGAGCCAAATGCAACCAGTGCTGCTGGTGTCTAACTGCAGcatccttttctgctttcaagtTCTGTACGTGACATCCTGTCACACACACAGCCCCACCACCTCGTGCTCCCATTTTGAATAGAAATCTATTACATTTCTAATATTTAGAGAGCTGTGATAAACCACAGGTCTGTTTGTAGGCCTGCTAAAAGCAACAGTGTTGTGCTCCTTTTCTATGCCGTTTCCTGGCCTGCATCTTCAATAGGGGAAACTCTTCCTTTGATAGAGGATTTAACCCCAATGTTTAAGATTTCAGGCTTTGTTGAGTGCTGTGCTTTGATGCTGGAGAGGTGCTAATCCCCTGAAATCAGTCAAACTCAGTCTGACAGCAAACCAAGATACTTACTGTTCAGTCTAGATGGTTTCAGGTAAAATCGCTAAGgctcttttaaatattttttttcaagcagtCATTAACAcaagtggtttgttttctgagtaATCGGAAAGACTTCTCCTCCATCCTTCTAGGTATAGCAGTTTTCAGACAAACTTCAAGGCCCAAATTAGAAGGGGATTTTCAGGTTACACTGGGAGGAAAGTAGTAGATTCAAAAAACACCAGCTCACCATACGTTGAAAAGGTACTGTGTGTCAGCCTCTGTGTTAACGGGAGGATTAGTATCCTTCAGAAAATAAGTTGTCTATAGATAGTGAAAACCAAACGAGAGAACACAAACTTGTACCTGTATGATGTGACAGCAGCAGGGGTCATGTGTGTGCTCTGCATTGAGCCCGAGTCAGAACACTGCGGGGCACTATGGAGGCCGTGGTCAGGCTTGCAGGGTGAAAGGACTTTAGATGGAGGTTATTTAGATGCTGTGCACTCTTCCCTCGAAAATAAATGTTactaaaaatacaagaaaaatcatCCATTGTTTTCTTGAGTAGTCTCTAATAACAGAACTTAATTTCTCTGCAGAATAAAAGTGAACAATCAATAGCAGCCTTTCATTTTAGATCAGAAGTCGAATTTCTAAATAGATTTTATGACAGACTGGAAAAGACACAACTAGTGGCCTTAGCTAACCTGCTGCAGGATTAATGTAATAGACACGTATTTGAAAATCTCCATTTATTTAGACCAGTTTCTCTACAGATAAAATCATAAATGCCCTCCCAATTCAAATATACAGTATATAACCAAAACAGATCTGCTGAGCCCTCCAGTTCATtgcagatattttcattttttatgatTGTCTGAAAATGCAACCATTGGGTTAGAATCAACTAAGTTATGATTGTAGAACCTGGACACCTAATTTCCCTAGTCAGTTAGGTCTTTATTTTTACCGATGCTTATCACCTTGAGCACATCTTTTGCTTGCAGCTGGTCatagctataaaaaaaaatattgaaagcaCTTTCTGAAGGCATCTTTCTTTCCCTAGTACACCTCGCTACCAAAACTATGACCATGAAAGTTCAACCTCCAgcattttccttaaaagttACTGGAAAGGAGGACCAATAACAAAGAAACCATGTGAATGACCTTCAGAGGTCAAAAAAGTGTTGGCTAGAGGCAGTTCTAAAGTCATCTTTGAGTAATGTAGTATCCTGGGCAAAGGAATGACAGCTATAAATGAATCTAGGAAGCTGCTTGCAGTACTGCCCAGCACCACAGTACCCTCAGCAGTTTCACCCCGTTAACATGGTGGGACAGTACTTCACAGTAGCAACAGAGAGACTTAGGCCCTACCAAAATACAGAGGGGGCTACTACATTGCAATGGAGCATCAAtacttttatatttgtattagATGTGGAAGAAGAAATTGAAATTATATGCATGAAAGACTGTCCCTGGCAGAGTTCCTTCCAAACTGCATGCACTTGGAATGAGAATATTCAACAACCTTAAGATGTCTAatgttttggtggggttttctttgtttgtggttggtttttttaaaatccatttacaGGTATGGTAGAGACAGGGAGGGCATGGAACAAATGTGAAAATTTGGGATGTATTTTTAGTGATGTGAAAGACAGGCTGTGtggtatttttcatttggaagtATATGGCCTTTGAACAGTCTTTTTTTACACTgatgttcctttttatttttttaagggctTTAGAAGATGTATTTCAAATGCACATTAAAAGTAAGAGGCATAACCTTGATGAGGTGAGTAAAAAAGGTCTATTATTAAATATGCTGTCACCTCCAGTAGAAATGCTTTATATCAATGCTGAGCAACAATTTATGGCAGATCAACTGCTACACAATTTAAATACAAGGCGAGGAGAAACCAATTCTACCTAAGTAGCAGGAGGGGTATTTTCCATGGAGGactggtaaagagagatttttctgtaagtttttGTGAATTACTCTAACAAGGTTTCTAAAAGACAGATAATGTACTTAGTGTGCAGAATTACTTTAATTACACAAAACCTGTTTACAAAGAACGTTTGTTGCTGCATATTTTTGCTGTGACTGCTATTTTCTGGAGTAAAACAGCAAGAGAGACTTGCAGGCTGTGACTACACCCAGTTAGAAGACCTTGGGTTTTAATAGCTTGCTTTTAGGAGTTTAGATACCAGTGCTGAATATAAAACTCTAAGTTGAACATTAAGGGTCCCCATGTGGTGCCTGCTGAGAATTATACACCTCAAAATGCTTATCTGATAATCTCACATGCTGAGAGGGAAGCTGGCTGTGAAGAAATGATGGGAAAAGCCAGGCACAAATATGCTGCCACAGTCCCATCTCTCTCCTCTGCAAGCCTGGCATCTTATCTAGGATGAGCAAAAGCACCTTGCTTGTTTTAATCCAGATTTTAGAGCTGTTTCCTGAGAGCAGGGCTTACAACTGCtctttgaaaaatctgaaagaacaCACTGTTCTCCTTCTTAAAGTCATTCACAGAGAAGACTGTATTAGCGGTGTTGTCATTATCTTTGCTGTTATCCCAGACTGGTTGAAGCATTTGCCCATGAAACGGGGGAGGCAGATTCCAAGGCCTTCCCCAGACTGGGGGAGACTCAAATTCAGTATCACACCTCATGAGCAGATGACTCAACTTGTCTTTTGAAGTAGTTCCTCTAGGTTAGATAATAGGAGCGAAACGAAAATGCGAGACACTAGCACTATAAGCTGAGGTAGCACCTCTCACTTAAAAGGTGCTAGGTTTTCTTGCTTCCCAATAACtgcaaaatataaattctttcttctttacaatctctgcattaaagaaaagaaaggaaagaaaaaacattgctAAGGGCCCGGAGCAGAACTCCGAACTCCGCAGAGGATACAAGAGTCTTGCACTTGCATTGCCTGCCAACTGCTTGTTGGAGGGTCCCTGCACAGTGCACAGGGCTTGGGTCATGGGTCTCTTTTGTCCCACACTTCTCCCATGTTCTCCAGGGAGTGAGGCTACTAATTCTAGCCTTGAGAGGGATTTGGTGTTTGAGTCCTCCTCTATATCTGACTTTAAGGCCTCTACACAAGAAGGTGTTTCATTTGGTGTGATGATCCAGAGGATTCATGGTCGGGGTTTGGGCTTTGCATTCTAAAGCTCATACTTCTACAGCAGATTCAGgtgggagcatttctgaggcACTGGCATAGTGTGGCTTTTAAATGGGCTACCTTTGCTTATTTGTTTCTGCAAATTTGTAATGCTGCCATTTAGTATTGTACTTTCTTCAACACTAGGCGTGTGGGAATTACACATATGCTTAGTACAATGAATAAATAACAATCAAAggaattataaaataattagaatGTAGAAGGTGATTTTGTCTTTTGAAGTGCCATGattagagagagagagatggtgTTTTGATACCTGTTTAGATGCTGGTCTGAGTGACAGTCAGTAGCAAGATTGTTAGAGGAATGATCTGAGCCGAAATCAGTGAATTTTAAGTCagtttgctaaaaaaaaaaaaaaaaaaaaaaaggtcaggaaCAGAACCTCAATTTGAGAGGATATGTAATTTACACCTGACTAGAGGATGCCAAGCATATTTCTAAGGTCAACTCCTTAGCAAGGCTCTGAGCACCATAGAGGTAGAGCTGAGAATCCTTTAATAGGAGACTGAATCCTTTAATAGGAGACTGAAGATACTTGATTCCTTCTTCCAGAAGGCTCCCAGCACTTCCAGAAGGATTCTGTAAACAGTAGAGGATTTTGACTACATCCTGTTGTGACATGTTTGATATCTAGCAATGTACTGTTCTGCAGCTGAGTAGAGCTTAAGCCTGgtgttttcctctgcaaaaaTACTGACTGAAGACTTTGAAGAAACTCAGAAAAGACGAATATAATTAGTTGGCAGAGAATagatttaaaggatttttttaaactacatatTAGCATGTTTCGTCATGCaatgatgaaaggaaaaagaccaGACTGACTCTCTATATTAGAAGGAGGTAGCGTGCACAGGAGAAAGAATCATTCTTTGGAAAGCTTAAATAAGAAGCATAAGCATAACCTACACCAAGAGAAGCTTGTGGACAATGACATTTGTTAGAACAGGCACAGTTCCCACAAAAGGATTAATGGAAGCTGAATCactttgagatttttaaaagtgaattgGCCAGTGGATGGAAAGGAATTCCATAGTAAGTAGACTTTTTGTCCTacaaaagtatatttttctcttttcatttcttctcttcaAACCAAATTCTTTTTATTCACTATCACTGTTTTCAGGACGAGACAGACAAAATAAGAAGATGGAAACATCTGTCAAGGtctctgcagtatttttttttacctgtgcTGGATACCTGCCAACTTGTTATTTGGGTGCTTGCTTCTCTgggctctgcttttctgtgtgcttgCTATATAAAACCAACA
This Phalacrocorax aristotelis chromosome 3, bGulAri2.1, whole genome shotgun sequence DNA region includes the following protein-coding sequences:
- the LOC142055232 gene encoding spermatogenesis-associated protein 7 homolog — translated: MVPTYASMMGPFRGHMSLKSSPFSPGPSCKLSNQYIIQDHMAAHYKKLISAKAAVDSSAPKSLHTSVKYKDQQKRDRLIQALEKYKEDPVHGRSASPFNSRSVSPSQQKKLTSRTLMPAPTARKTIQNTAQHALSQTPVHNSSTDRSSASPFLPSHMHLGSCNRKVAFQNSFNKTYSGDLLDKHSSYFTEMNQHFTPQILKTSHQSFLVKHRYYNPPPHKKRSSPGRPSVKSADGNNEKKRELHRFLEDAHARPHSDHFSQQPVENHELWIPDSEMPFSPGSQLGEKGEEEYLRFLQDLTNDILITGCYHKEALEDVFQMHIKSKRHNLDEVKRRRIVQSLKKELNITNQTDPCISCQSTWQKDASTPAMCFYPATLGISESIQN